In a single window of the bacterium genome:
- a CDS encoding ABC transporter ATP-binding protein yields the protein MIQVFDLYKYFRDKKILSGVNLEIESGKVTTIIGRSGCGKSVLLKHIVGLLTPDRGRVLIENEEIGKLTRDELSEVRKKMGLVFQNGALFDSMTVEENITLGLYEHTKMSKQEMSVKAAKLLDMVGLPGIEKYKPSELSGGMRKRVSLARALAMDPKYVLYDEPTTGLDPIMSAIIDDLIVRLNEELKITSIVVTHDMRSVYTISDRVAMLHYGQVRFNGTIDQLKSTNDPVVQQFIEGRIEGPIQPVLKDGI from the coding sequence ATGATCCAAGTTTTTGATTTATACAAATATTTCCGCGATAAAAAAATTCTCAGCGGCGTCAACCTCGAAATCGAGTCCGGTAAAGTTACGACCATTATCGGGCGCAGCGGTTGCGGTAAAAGTGTTTTGCTCAAACACATCGTCGGCTTATTGACACCGGACCGAGGGCGCGTTCTTATCGAAAATGAAGAAATAGGAAAACTGACGCGTGACGAACTTTCCGAAGTGCGAAAAAAAATGGGGCTCGTGTTTCAAAACGGTGCGTTATTTGATTCGATGACCGTCGAAGAAAATATCACTCTCGGTCTGTATGAGCATACCAAAATGAGCAAACAGGAAATGAGCGTCAAAGCTGCCAAATTGCTGGATATGGTCGGCTTGCCGGGTATTGAAAAATACAAACCATCCGAACTCTCGGGTGGTATGCGAAAACGCGTGAGCTTGGCCCGTGCGCTTGCCATGGATCCTAAATACGTACTGTATGATGAACCGACCACCGGTTTGGATCCCATCATGTCGGCGATCATTGATGACTTGATCGTGCGGCTCAATGAAGAACTCAAGATTACTTCTATCGTCGTCACGCATGATATGCGCAGTGTGTACACGATTTCTGATCGCGTGGCGATGCTGCACTACGGTCAGGTGCGATTTAACGGAACTATCGACCAACTGAAATCTACAAACGATCCCGTCGTCCAGCAGTTTATCGAAGGCCGCATCGAAGGTCCGATACAGCCGGTTTTGAAAGACGGTATATAA
- the apbC gene encoding iron-sulfur cluster carrier protein ApbC, whose amino-acid sequence MLTSEQVLAALKIVQDPDLHKDIVSLGFVKDIVIDGGKVAFKIELTTPACPVKDLLKQQSHDAVAKISGVTSVEITMTSRIPANKGSMNQSNLLPGVKNVIAVASGKGGVGKSTVATNLAVALGMLGAKVGLLDADIYGPSIPLMMGTSEKPGSTDGQRMDPILHHGIQMMSIGFLMPEEQALVWRGPMVAQALTQLMRDVAWGELDYLIVDMPPGTGDAQLTLSQVVHLVGAVIVTTPQDVALLDAKRGVGMFQKVNVPILGIIENMSYYVCPNCNHRTDIFSHGGAQKAAEKYEVPFLGEVPLDIETRMAGDAGTPIVLAKPDSVNAKAFMQVARNLASMVSIIHYGTAEDRSKALGQKTFFANTRLKVI is encoded by the coding sequence ATGTTGACGTCAGAGCAAGTATTGGCTGCATTGAAAATAGTACAAGATCCCGATTTGCATAAAGACATCGTATCGCTCGGATTTGTAAAAGACATCGTCATTGACGGCGGTAAAGTGGCGTTCAAGATCGAATTGACCACACCGGCTTGTCCCGTCAAAGATTTGCTCAAACAGCAAAGTCATGATGCCGTGGCTAAGATCAGCGGCGTGACCTCGGTGGAAATCACCATGACGTCGCGGATTCCGGCAAATAAAGGTTCCATGAACCAAAGTAATTTATTGCCCGGTGTTAAAAACGTCATTGCTGTAGCGAGCGGTAAAGGCGGTGTGGGAAAGTCCACCGTCGCGACCAATCTCGCGGTAGCGCTTGGTATGTTGGGTGCGAAAGTCGGATTATTGGACGCCGATATTTACGGGCCGAGTATTCCGCTGATGATGGGGACTTCGGAGAAGCCGGGTTCCACGGATGGTCAGCGTATGGACCCGATCCTGCATCACGGCATTCAGATGATGTCCATCGGATTTCTTATGCCGGAGGAGCAAGCGCTTGTATGGCGCGGTCCTATGGTCGCACAGGCGCTGACCCAGTTGATGCGCGATGTGGCCTGGGGCGAACTGGATTATCTGATCGTGGATATGCCGCCCGGTACAGGAGATGCGCAGCTTACGCTGTCGCAGGTTGTTCATCTTGTCGGCGCCGTCATCGTGACAACGCCGCAGGATGTCGCCCTCTTGGATGCCAAACGCGGCGTGGGGATGTTCCAAAAAGTCAATGTGCCGATTCTCGGTATTATCGAAAATATGAGTTATTATGTGTGCCCCAATTGTAATCACCGTACGGATATTTTTTCGCATGGGGGAGCGCAAAAGGCGGCTGAAAAATATGAAGTACCTTTTTTGGGTGAAGTGCCGCTGGATATCGAGACGCGTATGGCGGGCGATGCCGGTACGCCGATCGTTTTGGCGAAACCGGATTCGGTGAATGCCAAAGCTTTTATGCAGGTTGCGCGCAATCTGGCTTCTATGGTAAGCATTATTCACTACGGTACGGCGGAAGATCGGTCGAAGGCGTTGGGGCAGAAAACTTTTTTTGCTAATACACGCCTCAAAGTGATTTAA